Proteins co-encoded in one Arachis hypogaea cultivar Tifrunner chromosome 11, arahy.Tifrunner.gnm2.J5K5, whole genome shotgun sequence genomic window:
- the LOC112719960 gene encoding uncharacterized protein isoform X1, whose translation MASSSSTTTTSNKFQVPATRHKPPKQQQEELEENEEEESLEHFDDFTLASSWERFISEIEAVCRLWMSDGPINLLEKGAILLENSGSLYKVKSEMKHAMKSYYMEYYFETNPNVKDGDWNFDLHDLQLCFGVKEFLVIAPQSASGVLLDAPEASKLLSAVAIALSNCSSLWPAFVPVHDPSRKAYIGIQSMGTVFTRRFEADRIGSQVPVKLMHLEGLYELFVSKFAYSTLDLSIHNFKVRFTMKLTYRTLPCDDDYMKGFGGEKSGENLSGEKSNGLQWDVDCSWSEWYSAEDPVKAFELVAILSEKMVESSMEMAELENASPHEAEKWLISPRISPNLLEGSKGNWVGFASQLRFLVDALEMSFQAQFLEDFVSAVENAGADNLKSLAVPPPTVRDRVLKELFIDGVEFSNFTDDGHKTARAIKGAPREFLFAQFCLHALWFGNCNIRAISVLWLEFVREVRWCWEETQLLPRMPTNGPIDLSTCLINQKLQMLAICIEKKSQQTEDYEDCIGSLDHIESMSEEESVVGDDSSIKPTPSDDIPGIVDRKPGIVDLFNDKSSDLTRRGSAGIVDSMMLLKSYQSMHVPFTQEPPLMTEDMHEERLQAVEALGDSFSFSGQLERDILTSDMSAFKAANPDAVFEDFIRWHSPGDWEEDEPVDHGSSSSSTALEKDRWPPRGRLSKRMSEQGNLWRKIWDRAPALPASEQKPLLDPNREGEKVLHYLETLQPHQLLEQMVCTAFRAAADTLILTSYGELKQMETEIQQLYVTMATTLRPLQVNRLSAESNTFEDLRRVSAAFERVEKLMTLGASLQRKFRRAPRLAREIFNGYYDFSISKMESLAEQIVEKGFDMKLELRNQERELLSNMFVPPTASQSWRKVLSMGNLLNGHEPIVREIVFSLRDKATGNHYAAHSGSFSHKKEIETYRMYICGTSNDLRVALSVASCD comes from the exons ATGGCGTCCTCCtcaagcaccaccaccaccagcaacaAGTTCCAAGTTCCTGCTACACGTCACAAACCCCcaaaacaacaacaagaagagctagaagaaaacgaagaagaagaaagc CTTGAGCACTTTGATGATTTCACCCTTGCTTCTTCGTGGGAACG GTTCATTTCTGAAATAGAGGCTGTTTGTCGGCTTTGGATGTCTGATGGTCCAATTAATTTGTTG GAAAAAGGTGCAATTCTTTTGGAGAATTCCGGTAGTTTGTACAAGGTGAAATCCGAGATGAAGCATGCCATGAAAAGTTACTACATGGAATACTATTTTGAGACCAACCCTAATG TAAAAGATGGGGACTGGAATTTTGATTTGCATGATCTGCAGTTATGTTTCGGTGTAAAAGAATTCTTG GTTATTGCTCCTCAAAGTGCAAGTGGTGTGCTTCTTGATGCACCTGAAGCTAGCAAGCTCTTGAGTGCTGTCGCAATTGCTTTGTCAAATTGTTCAAG TTTATGGCCAGCATTTGTTCCAGTTCATGATCCCTCTCGAAAAGCATATATCGGAATTCAAAGCATGGGTACTGTTTTTACTAGAAGGTTTGAGGCAGATCGGATTGGTAGTCAGGTTCCAGTAAAATTAATGCATTTGGAGGGCTTGTACGAGTTGTTTGTATCTAAGTTT GCCTATTCCACATTGGATCTATCAATTCATAATTTCAAGGTCCGATTTACAATGAAGCTAACATATAGAACGCTTCCGTGTGATGATGACTATATGAAAGGCTTCGGTGGTGAAAAATCTGGAGAAAATCTTTCTGGTGAAAAGTCCAATGGCCTGCAATGGGATGTTGATTGTTCTTGGAGTGAGTGGTATTCTGCAGAAGATCCTGTAAAAG CTTTTGAACTGGTTGCGATATTGTCCGAGAAGATGGTTGAAAGTTCTATGGAAATGGCTGAACTAGAAAATGCTTCACCTCATGAAGCTGAAAAGTGGTTGATCTCTCCAAGGATTTCCCCAAATTT ACTTGAAGGTTCCAAAGGGAATTGGGTTGGATTTGCATCTCAGTTACGTTTTCTAGTTGATGCGTTGGAAATGTCATTTCAGGCACAGTTTCTGGAAGATTTTGTTTCAG CAGTTGAAAATGCGGGTGCTGATAATTTGAAATCGTTGGCTGTACCTCCACCCACAGTTAGAGATCGTGTGCTGAAAGAACTATTTATTGATG GTGTGGAATTCTCTAATTTTACTGATGATGGACATAAGACTGCTCGGGCCATTAAAGGCGCACCTCGAGAATTTCTTTTTGCTCAATTTTGTCTACATGCTCTTTGGTTTGGCAACTGCAATATACGTG cTATATCTGTGCTATGGCTAGAGTTTGTTCGAGAAGTAAGGTGGTGCTGGGAAGAAACACAATTATTGCCTCGAATGCCAACTAACGGACCAATTGACCTTTCCACATGTTTGATCAACCAAAAACTTCAGAtg CTTGCAATTTGCATTGAGAAGAAGAGTCAACAAACTGAAGATTATGAAGACTGTATTGGAAGTTTGGATCATATAGAATCCATGTCTGAG GAAGAAAGTGTAGTTGGGGATGATTCATCAATTAAGCCGACACCAAGTGATGATATTCCTGGGATAGTTGACAG AAAGCCTGGAATTGTGGATCTATTTAACGATAAATCTTCGGACCTCACAAGGAGAGGTTCAGCTGGTATTGTTGATTCTATGATGCTTCTCAAGTCATATCAAAGTATGCATGTCCCTTTCACACAG GAACCACCACTTATGACAGAAGACATGCATGAGGAGCGGCTTCAAGCTGTTGAAGCCTTAGGTGACTCATTT agtTTTTCTGGTCAGCTGGAAAGGGATATATTAACTTCAG ATATGTCAGCATTTAAAGCAGCAAATCCAGATGCTGTTTTTGAAGATTTTATTCGATGGCATTCACCGGGGGATTGGGAAGAGGATGAACCTGTCGACCatggatcatcatcatcatccactGCTCTAGAAAAAGATAGATGGCCCCCACGAGGACGGCTTTCAAAGAGAATGTCCGAGCAAGGGAATTTGTGGAGAAAGATTTGGGACCGTGCTCCTGCTCTTCCTGCTTCCGAACAGAAGCCTCTTCTTGATCCAaatagagaaggagaaaaa GTTCTTCATTACCTTGAAACATTACAACCACATCAATTGCTTGAGCAAATGGTGTGTACTGCCTTCAGAGCAGCAGCTGACACACTTATTCTGACTAGTTATGGAGAACTGAAACAGATGGAGACCGAGATTCAGCAACTTTACGTTACCATGGCAACTACTTTGAGGCCTTTACAAG TAAATCGCTTGTCCGCTGAGAGCAACACTTTTGAAGACTTAAGACGAGTAAGTGCTGCTTTTGAACGTGTTGAAAAGTTAATGACTCTCGGAGCTTCTCTTCAGCGAAAGTTTCGACGAGCACCACGCCTCGCCAGAGAAATTTTCAATGGTTACTACGACTTCAGTATTTCAAAAATGGAAAGCTTGGCAGAGCAAATTGTTGAAAAG GGGTTTGACATGAAACTGGAATTAAGGAATCAAGAGAGGGAATTGTTGTCAAATATGTTTGTTCCTCCCACAGCTAGCCAGTCTTGGAGAAAGGTTTTGAGCATGGGAAACCTTCTTAATGGCCATGAACCAATAGTCAGGGAGATTGTCTTTTCGCTGCGTGATAAAGCTACCGGTAACCATTACGCAGCTCATAGCGGTAGTTTTTCTcataaaaaagaaattgaaacttACAGGATGTACATATGTGGAACTTCTAATGACCTTAGAGTAGCACTTTCTGTTGCCTCTTGTGATTGA
- the LOC112719960 gene encoding uncharacterized protein isoform X3 — translation MGTVFTRRFEADRIGSQVPVKLMHLEGLYELFVSKFAYSTLDLSIHNFKVRFTMKLTYRTLPCDDDYMKGFGGEKSGENLSGEKSNGLQWDVDCSWSEWYSAEDPVKAFELVAILSEKMVESSMEMAELENASPHEAEKWLISPRISPNLLEGSKGNWVGFASQLRFLVDALEMSFQAQFLEDFVSAVENAGADNLKSLAVPPPTVRDRVLKELFIDGVEFSNFTDDGHKTARAIKGAPREFLFAQFCLHALWFGNCNIRAISVLWLEFVREVRWCWEETQLLPRMPTNGPIDLSTCLINQKLQMLAICIEKKSQQTEDYEDCIGSLDHIESMSEEESVVGDDSSIKPTPSDDIPGIVDRKPGIVDLFNDKSSDLTRRGSAGIVDSMMLLKSYQSMHVPFTQEPPLMTEDMHEERLQAVEALGDSFSFSGQLERDILTSDMSAFKAANPDAVFEDFIRWHSPGDWEEDEPVDHGSSSSSTALEKDRWPPRGRLSKRMSEQGNLWRKIWDRAPALPASEQKPLLDPNREGEKVLHYLETLQPHQLLEQMVCTAFRAAADTLILTSYGELKQMETEIQQLYVTMATTLRPLQVNRLSAESNTFEDLRRVSAAFERVEKLMTLGASLQRKFRRAPRLAREIFNGYYDFSISKMESLAEQIVEKGFDMKLELRNQERELLSNMFVPPTASQSWRKVLSMGNLLNGHEPIVREIVFSLRDKATGNHYAAHSGSFSHKKEIETYRMYICGTSNDLRVALSVASCD, via the exons ATGGGTACTGTTTTTACTAGAAGGTTTGAGGCAGATCGGATTGGTAGTCAGGTTCCAGTAAAATTAATGCATTTGGAGGGCTTGTACGAGTTGTTTGTATCTAAGTTT GCCTATTCCACATTGGATCTATCAATTCATAATTTCAAGGTCCGATTTACAATGAAGCTAACATATAGAACGCTTCCGTGTGATGATGACTATATGAAAGGCTTCGGTGGTGAAAAATCTGGAGAAAATCTTTCTGGTGAAAAGTCCAATGGCCTGCAATGGGATGTTGATTGTTCTTGGAGTGAGTGGTATTCTGCAGAAGATCCTGTAAAAG CTTTTGAACTGGTTGCGATATTGTCCGAGAAGATGGTTGAAAGTTCTATGGAAATGGCTGAACTAGAAAATGCTTCACCTCATGAAGCTGAAAAGTGGTTGATCTCTCCAAGGATTTCCCCAAATTT ACTTGAAGGTTCCAAAGGGAATTGGGTTGGATTTGCATCTCAGTTACGTTTTCTAGTTGATGCGTTGGAAATGTCATTTCAGGCACAGTTTCTGGAAGATTTTGTTTCAG CAGTTGAAAATGCGGGTGCTGATAATTTGAAATCGTTGGCTGTACCTCCACCCACAGTTAGAGATCGTGTGCTGAAAGAACTATTTATTGATG GTGTGGAATTCTCTAATTTTACTGATGATGGACATAAGACTGCTCGGGCCATTAAAGGCGCACCTCGAGAATTTCTTTTTGCTCAATTTTGTCTACATGCTCTTTGGTTTGGCAACTGCAATATACGTG cTATATCTGTGCTATGGCTAGAGTTTGTTCGAGAAGTAAGGTGGTGCTGGGAAGAAACACAATTATTGCCTCGAATGCCAACTAACGGACCAATTGACCTTTCCACATGTTTGATCAACCAAAAACTTCAGAtg CTTGCAATTTGCATTGAGAAGAAGAGTCAACAAACTGAAGATTATGAAGACTGTATTGGAAGTTTGGATCATATAGAATCCATGTCTGAG GAAGAAAGTGTAGTTGGGGATGATTCATCAATTAAGCCGACACCAAGTGATGATATTCCTGGGATAGTTGACAG AAAGCCTGGAATTGTGGATCTATTTAACGATAAATCTTCGGACCTCACAAGGAGAGGTTCAGCTGGTATTGTTGATTCTATGATGCTTCTCAAGTCATATCAAAGTATGCATGTCCCTTTCACACAG GAACCACCACTTATGACAGAAGACATGCATGAGGAGCGGCTTCAAGCTGTTGAAGCCTTAGGTGACTCATTT agtTTTTCTGGTCAGCTGGAAAGGGATATATTAACTTCAG ATATGTCAGCATTTAAAGCAGCAAATCCAGATGCTGTTTTTGAAGATTTTATTCGATGGCATTCACCGGGGGATTGGGAAGAGGATGAACCTGTCGACCatggatcatcatcatcatccactGCTCTAGAAAAAGATAGATGGCCCCCACGAGGACGGCTTTCAAAGAGAATGTCCGAGCAAGGGAATTTGTGGAGAAAGATTTGGGACCGTGCTCCTGCTCTTCCTGCTTCCGAACAGAAGCCTCTTCTTGATCCAaatagagaaggagaaaaa GTTCTTCATTACCTTGAAACATTACAACCACATCAATTGCTTGAGCAAATGGTGTGTACTGCCTTCAGAGCAGCAGCTGACACACTTATTCTGACTAGTTATGGAGAACTGAAACAGATGGAGACCGAGATTCAGCAACTTTACGTTACCATGGCAACTACTTTGAGGCCTTTACAAG TAAATCGCTTGTCCGCTGAGAGCAACACTTTTGAAGACTTAAGACGAGTAAGTGCTGCTTTTGAACGTGTTGAAAAGTTAATGACTCTCGGAGCTTCTCTTCAGCGAAAGTTTCGACGAGCACCACGCCTCGCCAGAGAAATTTTCAATGGTTACTACGACTTCAGTATTTCAAAAATGGAAAGCTTGGCAGAGCAAATTGTTGAAAAG GGGTTTGACATGAAACTGGAATTAAGGAATCAAGAGAGGGAATTGTTGTCAAATATGTTTGTTCCTCCCACAGCTAGCCAGTCTTGGAGAAAGGTTTTGAGCATGGGAAACCTTCTTAATGGCCATGAACCAATAGTCAGGGAGATTGTCTTTTCGCTGCGTGATAAAGCTACCGGTAACCATTACGCAGCTCATAGCGGTAGTTTTTCTcataaaaaagaaattgaaacttACAGGATGTACATATGTGGAACTTCTAATGACCTTAGAGTAGCACTTTCTGTTGCCTCTTGTGATTGA
- the LOC112719960 gene encoding uncharacterized protein isoform X2, with amino-acid sequence MASSSSTTTTSNKFQVPATRHKPPKQQQEELEENEEEESLEHFDDFTLASSWERFISEIEAVCRLWMSDGPINLLEKGAILLENSGSLYKVKSEMKHAMKSYYMEYYFETNPNVKDGDWNFDLHDLQLCFGVKEFLVIAPQSASGVLLDAPEASKLLSAVAIALSNCSSLWPAFVPVHDPSRKAYIGIQSMGTVFTRRFEADRIGSQVPVKLMHLEGLYELFVSKFAYSTLDLSIHNFKVRFTMKLTYRTLPCDDDYMKGFGGEKSGENLSGEKSNGLQWDVDCSWSEWYSAEDPVKAFELVAILSEKMVESSMEMAELENASPHEAEKWLISPRISPNLLEGSKGNWVGFASQLRFLVDALEMSFQAQFLEDFVSVENAGADNLKSLAVPPPTVRDRVLKELFIDGVEFSNFTDDGHKTARAIKGAPREFLFAQFCLHALWFGNCNIRAISVLWLEFVREVRWCWEETQLLPRMPTNGPIDLSTCLINQKLQMLAICIEKKSQQTEDYEDCIGSLDHIESMSEEESVVGDDSSIKPTPSDDIPGIVDRKPGIVDLFNDKSSDLTRRGSAGIVDSMMLLKSYQSMHVPFTQEPPLMTEDMHEERLQAVEALGDSFSFSGQLERDILTSDMSAFKAANPDAVFEDFIRWHSPGDWEEDEPVDHGSSSSSTALEKDRWPPRGRLSKRMSEQGNLWRKIWDRAPALPASEQKPLLDPNREGEKVLHYLETLQPHQLLEQMVCTAFRAAADTLILTSYGELKQMETEIQQLYVTMATTLRPLQVNRLSAESNTFEDLRRVSAAFERVEKLMTLGASLQRKFRRAPRLAREIFNGYYDFSISKMESLAEQIVEKGFDMKLELRNQERELLSNMFVPPTASQSWRKVLSMGNLLNGHEPIVREIVFSLRDKATGNHYAAHSGSFSHKKEIETYRMYICGTSNDLRVALSVASCD; translated from the exons ATGGCGTCCTCCtcaagcaccaccaccaccagcaacaAGTTCCAAGTTCCTGCTACACGTCACAAACCCCcaaaacaacaacaagaagagctagaagaaaacgaagaagaagaaagc CTTGAGCACTTTGATGATTTCACCCTTGCTTCTTCGTGGGAACG GTTCATTTCTGAAATAGAGGCTGTTTGTCGGCTTTGGATGTCTGATGGTCCAATTAATTTGTTG GAAAAAGGTGCAATTCTTTTGGAGAATTCCGGTAGTTTGTACAAGGTGAAATCCGAGATGAAGCATGCCATGAAAAGTTACTACATGGAATACTATTTTGAGACCAACCCTAATG TAAAAGATGGGGACTGGAATTTTGATTTGCATGATCTGCAGTTATGTTTCGGTGTAAAAGAATTCTTG GTTATTGCTCCTCAAAGTGCAAGTGGTGTGCTTCTTGATGCACCTGAAGCTAGCAAGCTCTTGAGTGCTGTCGCAATTGCTTTGTCAAATTGTTCAAG TTTATGGCCAGCATTTGTTCCAGTTCATGATCCCTCTCGAAAAGCATATATCGGAATTCAAAGCATGGGTACTGTTTTTACTAGAAGGTTTGAGGCAGATCGGATTGGTAGTCAGGTTCCAGTAAAATTAATGCATTTGGAGGGCTTGTACGAGTTGTTTGTATCTAAGTTT GCCTATTCCACATTGGATCTATCAATTCATAATTTCAAGGTCCGATTTACAATGAAGCTAACATATAGAACGCTTCCGTGTGATGATGACTATATGAAAGGCTTCGGTGGTGAAAAATCTGGAGAAAATCTTTCTGGTGAAAAGTCCAATGGCCTGCAATGGGATGTTGATTGTTCTTGGAGTGAGTGGTATTCTGCAGAAGATCCTGTAAAAG CTTTTGAACTGGTTGCGATATTGTCCGAGAAGATGGTTGAAAGTTCTATGGAAATGGCTGAACTAGAAAATGCTTCACCTCATGAAGCTGAAAAGTGGTTGATCTCTCCAAGGATTTCCCCAAATTT ACTTGAAGGTTCCAAAGGGAATTGGGTTGGATTTGCATCTCAGTTACGTTTTCTAGTTGATGCGTTGGAAATGTCATTTCAGGCACAGTTTCTGGAAGATTTTGTTTCAG TTGAAAATGCGGGTGCTGATAATTTGAAATCGTTGGCTGTACCTCCACCCACAGTTAGAGATCGTGTGCTGAAAGAACTATTTATTGATG GTGTGGAATTCTCTAATTTTACTGATGATGGACATAAGACTGCTCGGGCCATTAAAGGCGCACCTCGAGAATTTCTTTTTGCTCAATTTTGTCTACATGCTCTTTGGTTTGGCAACTGCAATATACGTG cTATATCTGTGCTATGGCTAGAGTTTGTTCGAGAAGTAAGGTGGTGCTGGGAAGAAACACAATTATTGCCTCGAATGCCAACTAACGGACCAATTGACCTTTCCACATGTTTGATCAACCAAAAACTTCAGAtg CTTGCAATTTGCATTGAGAAGAAGAGTCAACAAACTGAAGATTATGAAGACTGTATTGGAAGTTTGGATCATATAGAATCCATGTCTGAG GAAGAAAGTGTAGTTGGGGATGATTCATCAATTAAGCCGACACCAAGTGATGATATTCCTGGGATAGTTGACAG AAAGCCTGGAATTGTGGATCTATTTAACGATAAATCTTCGGACCTCACAAGGAGAGGTTCAGCTGGTATTGTTGATTCTATGATGCTTCTCAAGTCATATCAAAGTATGCATGTCCCTTTCACACAG GAACCACCACTTATGACAGAAGACATGCATGAGGAGCGGCTTCAAGCTGTTGAAGCCTTAGGTGACTCATTT agtTTTTCTGGTCAGCTGGAAAGGGATATATTAACTTCAG ATATGTCAGCATTTAAAGCAGCAAATCCAGATGCTGTTTTTGAAGATTTTATTCGATGGCATTCACCGGGGGATTGGGAAGAGGATGAACCTGTCGACCatggatcatcatcatcatccactGCTCTAGAAAAAGATAGATGGCCCCCACGAGGACGGCTTTCAAAGAGAATGTCCGAGCAAGGGAATTTGTGGAGAAAGATTTGGGACCGTGCTCCTGCTCTTCCTGCTTCCGAACAGAAGCCTCTTCTTGATCCAaatagagaaggagaaaaa GTTCTTCATTACCTTGAAACATTACAACCACATCAATTGCTTGAGCAAATGGTGTGTACTGCCTTCAGAGCAGCAGCTGACACACTTATTCTGACTAGTTATGGAGAACTGAAACAGATGGAGACCGAGATTCAGCAACTTTACGTTACCATGGCAACTACTTTGAGGCCTTTACAAG TAAATCGCTTGTCCGCTGAGAGCAACACTTTTGAAGACTTAAGACGAGTAAGTGCTGCTTTTGAACGTGTTGAAAAGTTAATGACTCTCGGAGCTTCTCTTCAGCGAAAGTTTCGACGAGCACCACGCCTCGCCAGAGAAATTTTCAATGGTTACTACGACTTCAGTATTTCAAAAATGGAAAGCTTGGCAGAGCAAATTGTTGAAAAG GGGTTTGACATGAAACTGGAATTAAGGAATCAAGAGAGGGAATTGTTGTCAAATATGTTTGTTCCTCCCACAGCTAGCCAGTCTTGGAGAAAGGTTTTGAGCATGGGAAACCTTCTTAATGGCCATGAACCAATAGTCAGGGAGATTGTCTTTTCGCTGCGTGATAAAGCTACCGGTAACCATTACGCAGCTCATAGCGGTAGTTTTTCTcataaaaaagaaattgaaacttACAGGATGTACATATGTGGAACTTCTAATGACCTTAGAGTAGCACTTTCTGTTGCCTCTTGTGATTGA
- the LOC112719961 gene encoding protein REPRESSOR OF SILENCING 3 — MEGQHNKTVRIFVGGLGESVTKQDLHSLFSSFGNVEAVETIRTKGRSFAYLDFLPSPTDDKSLARLFSKYNGCVWKGGKLKLEKAKEHYLVRLKREWDEDAMSKIEHVSDKPVTTDKLEEKPTKESLKTKQLHIYFPRLRKVKPIPFTGTGKHKYSFQNIKVPLLPVHFCDCKEHCSPSGTERGKLHIERATEIGGMNDEEINIMNVVMNKLLGKENVSEKKNLETEDSFESPAHPDDSQVGSSTDEDDIIINVNTKRNKSSIIGSEELQMILENQDSWSNKSKIGKEENDKSESDVHKGHKSNPNNKRKSLRKSERESIGHVSTTAKGKNNVQTLPDEVESGVQPVESEDDFGKPSKVSWSQKSSWKELLGNGGNTAFNATLIFPAEQERPDSPSQSISLNDKTENMEGHEHLGSEPTDTESTKELTEDNHTNTSALRKHAEAQPADNNVELKKTGRGASWRRRQSWTQLVAGDNSSFSISQILAGITFSEPMAKGSTMDPANSNNPKHNNVGKDAINEVVTSDGCIPEKSQHDGGGANDTAYEEKSETREKEGSSEETVQKERSTARVEVGETCTFMRSCSSLKEWAKAKAALSGSLKRKRPNS; from the exons ATGGAGGGGCAACACAACAAGACGGTGAGAATATTTGTCGGTGGATTGGGGGAATCAGTAACTAAACAAGACCTCCACAGTTTGTTCAGCTCTTTTGGCAATGTCGAAGCAGTCGAAACAATCCGAACCAAAGGTCGCAGTTTCGCCTATCTTGACTTCCTTCCTTCTCCCACCGATGACAAATCTCTTGCCAGGCTTTTTAGCAAG TATAATGGTTGTGTTTGGAAGGGTGGGAAGTTGAAGCTCGAGAAGGCTAAAGAACATTATCTAGTGCGGTTGAAACGAGAATGGGATGAAGATGCTATGTCTAAGATTGAACATGTTAGTGACAAACCAGTCACTACTGATAAGTTAGAGGAAAAGCCCACAAAGGAGAGTTTAAAGACAAAGCAGCTCCACATTTACTTCCCGAGGTTAAGAAAG GTAAAACCTATACCATTCACTGGAACTGGAAAGCACAAATACAGTTTCCAGAATATTAAAGTTCCTCTTCTCCCTGTGCATTTCTGTGATTGCAAGGAACATTGTAGTCCTTCTGGCACAGAAAGGGGAAAACTACATATTGAAAGGGCAACAGAAATTGgaggaatgaatgatgaagaAATTAACATAATGAATGTCGTGATGAACAAACTACTTGGAAAAGAAAATGTTTCCGAAAAGAAGAATCTTGAAACAGAGGATTCCTTTGAATCACCTGCACATCCTGATGACTCTCAAGTAGGTAGTTCAACAGATGAAGATGATATCATTATTAACGTGAACACAAAGAGAAATAAATCGTCCATAATAGGGAGTGAGGAACTTCAAATGATCTTGGAAAATcag GACTCATggtccaataaatcaaaaattggtAAGGAAGAAAATGACAAGAGTGAGTCTGATGTGCATAAAGGGCATAAGAGCAATCCCAACAATAAGAGAAAATCACTTCGCAAATCGGAAAGGGAAAGCATTGGACATGTGTCTACTACTGCTAAAGGAAAGAATAATGTGCAGACCCTTCCAGATGAGGTAGAATCTGGAGTGCAACCTGTTGAGTCAGAAGATGATTTTGGCAAACCGTCTAAAGTTTCATGGTCTCAGAAATCTTCATGGAAAGAACTACTTGGTAATGGAGGTAATACTGCTTTCAATGCCACACTCATATTTCCTGCAGAGCAAGAAAGACCTGATAGTCCATCCCAATCCATATCTTTAAACGACAAAACTGAAAACATGGAAGGGCATGAACACCTAGGGAGTGAACCCACCGATACAGAATCGACAAAGGAGCTCACTGAAGATAATCATACCAACACATCAGCATTAAGAAAGCATGCTGAAGCTCAGCCTGCTGACAACAATGTGGAGTTGAAGAAGACCGGTCGAGGTGCATCATGGCGACGGAGGCAATCATGGACACAACTGGTTGCTGGAGACAACAGTTCATTTAGCATTTCACAGATTTTGGCAGGCATTACATTCTCAGAGCCAATGGCCAAGGGGTCTACCATGGACCCTGCAAATTCCAACAATCCCAAGCATAATAATGTAGGTAAGGATGCTATTAATGAAGTTGTTACTAGTGATGGGTGTATACCGGAAAAGAGTCAACATGATGGTGGTGGTGCCAATGATACTGCATATGAGGAAAAGAGTGAGACAAGAGAAAAGGAAGGATCGTCTGAAGAAACAGTACAAAAAGAGAGATCCACTGCGAGGGTTGAAGTAGGCGAAACTTGCACATTCATGAGAAGTTGTTCTTCTTTGAAAGAGTGGGCGAAGGCTAAGGCTGCTTTAAGTGGATCACTCAAAAGGAAACGTCCCAACTCCTGA